The Denticeps clupeoides chromosome 1, fDenClu1.1, whole genome shotgun sequence genome segment TTGTAATGTGAGAGCGCCTAATTTGCCATGGAGCTTGAAGCTGTCAGCGGCGAGGGATTGTGGGGTCATGAGGGACCTGGCAGACGCTTGGCCCGCGGCATGTATCTGCGGCGCTGAATAGAGCAGCTCTCCGCCTGTCACTTAGCTGATAGGCTGATGAGGACTCTAAGCCACTCTGCACAATGTGGAGAGGGCCATACCGCCCGACTCACACACCCCTCCCCATCCACTGCTGCTaccaccgccgccaccaccCTTCCTTAATTGTCAAGAATTTCAGAGCCAGCATGCtagggacagtttttttttttttttttttttttttataaagagaaaaaaaaaaagatcacacgTTCATTCTCTATCTCCCTCTTGCTTGGTCTCCTCAACTTCTCGCTCTCCTTTTTCATTTCCTTCACTGTACATCctcaaccccaccccacccccccacccgctCTCTCTtgcacgcgcacgcacgcatttcagattttttattttttttttttgctcgtttTCATTTgtcccctctctcctcccctgCCCCTCTCGTTAATAAGCGGTGGGTTTTAGCACATGACAGATTAGCCCAAGTTTTCCTCAATTACTCTTAAAGAAATGGAGGAGAGAGGGATAAAAGTTTGTGTGTTCACTTCCTCTGCAGTTACTTAGTGAGGTATGTTGGAAATAGGAGAGGCAAAAAAGACTAGCGCAACTCTGAGAATATATTAAACAGGTCAGCAAATTATATTTTAGAAGAATATAATCCCAGTTTAAATGTATTACtcttaatgaaattatttagccataaacatttccatttaggttttaaatgtttatttttggcatgtgtgatttttaaatgtgttttcagatgtacagaaacattaaatacatttgaaagtCCATTTATGTTCATATTCTTGTATTTATGCagtttgtgctgtttattttttctcatccagattattgtcagaaaataagtaaatatcTTACTAGcttgtctgtgaagattctcagtcatccaggtgaatttatctcaaagttgagtcatggcaactggactttgtTTCTTTAATGTatagacgtttcattctgcatccacagaactttgtcaaagTTCtatggatgcagaatgaaatgtgtctacATTAATGGTTTAATGGCCTCATGGCCTAAATtcagttaattacattttttacaccCCACAGGGTTTCAGGTCCAGGTCCAGGAGGAGTGCTGGCTGGTGGGGTCTTCTCTTTGTCCAGTCTGGTGTGGAGGTGGTCAGTAGTGGCTGAAGTCTTCTCTCTGAATAACCTCTTCATAGGCCTCATTTTCTGCCTTTCTGCCTGTTTTCACACCTCAGAAACTAGTCCTGAACGTAAAAAGGTAACTCCATTCTATTGTGAATCAACTTTTGCTGTTTAGTTAGTTACAAAATGTggttctctattttttttttcccagttcgCTCTGTGGGGGGCGCTGTGCTGTGGTCTGGGACTTTGCAATCAACACACTTTGGTTCTCTATATTGGCATAATCATTCCCTGGGCCATGAACAGACTCTTCTCTCACAAGGTGAATTATTGTAGGAGTTACCATTTAGCACTCTGTTCTGTTCAGatgaatgtaaattatatatgtTCAGAGATCAGCATTCTGTCTAAATAgtcttttcctttttaaaaccGATAAATGCATTTGCCCTTCAATTCTGTAAAAGCTATGGAAATAAGTTTTTAGTTTTAGTGCATGGGTCATtatggagacttttttttttttttttttttatcatcgcTGTCTGCACCAGGAGCTGACTTTACACACTGTCGTATCCCTGGGCCTGTGTTTCCTGGCTGGTTTCCTGCCATACCTCTACCTGCCATTGTCCTCCTACCTCAATGTTGCCCGCTGGAGCTGGGGCGACCAGACCTCAGTCAGCGGCCTCCTCACACACCTGCTGAGGGCCGAGTACGGCACTTTCAGCCTGGTACATTACTAGCCGAGAGgctctttcacacacataaacacttttattattattattattattatacttatTAACTGACATCcattaaatatacacaaatataaagCATATATATTCCTCCAATATCTCTGAATTTCAGCTTGGAAGGaaagacaaaagtaataataatgaacattAAAATACCAGATGTTGTATTAAATGGCAATGTTGAAATATAGTCAAGTGGAAATATAGCTCAAACAACAAAGGAATCAATGAAAACATATCAGGTTGTTACCTGTGTTCAGCCTcttttgctgttttaattttaggCAAAATCAGAAGGGAGCCTCATCTTTGCTCAGATGCTGCGGTAAGTATCCAAATATACATTGCAATATAATGATGTTTGTTGTAAAATTATTAATCTTATCTCTTTTAATGAAGTCTGTGTTACACTGGGTAGCAAATGTGGTGCAGAGTATTTTGATGTAATAATACACCGTTTGAGGTTTATTATTCCTGAATAATTTCCACTTGTAAGATGGACCGgtttataaaaataaagcagGGCCAAGGTTGCCAGCCATTGAGAACTCTCAACCGTCCTCTGTTAATTTGATctctgtatgtatttatgtccTTTGTTGTTAATGCTCTCTTAGTCCTCTATCAAACGAGCAGAATTCAACCTGTTTAGAggaacaaatatatatataaatatataaacaaactgATCCTGGCTCAGTGGCATTTTAAAGCGTCACAAGTCTCTGATGACAGACAGTGCAATATAGCTGCAGAGATTGAACACCCCCCACTAACTTCACCCAGACGCTGCAATGTTCCCTCCCCTGTCATTCCCCCGTTTCTCTCTGGCTGTGATCAGAAGAACCGCTCTGTCTTAAGACCCCCCGCTACCCGTAACTCTGCCACCCACAACCCGCACTCATCGCCACGGCACCCACGGCGTGATGGACAGCCGCCCCTTACTgcggagagagaaaaagagctTGACATGACAAGCATGTCATAGTGCTGATGTAAACCCAGAGAGAGAAGCtgacacactaacacacactcacacaaacatacaaacactCTCCCAGTCACGCAAAAAGAGCACTCACGTCAGCTATCAGGAAGAATATGATGTTTTCGCAGTGGGGAGaaaattatttacttattttctctTCCCCCTTTTGGTTGTAAACTGCACCAGACTCTCTGCACACATCTTGTAGCTGTGTGTTTCTATGCATTAATAAACAGTGTCACctgttaaatgtacatttcaggGCCCAGTGGGATCATTGTGTCTCTGATCTGTCTCCTGCCGTGTTGCTGTTGGCTGCACTGTCTCTGCTAATCTGCTCTTCAGACAGGTGAGGTTCTCAACACACATTAACACTCACACATTAACACTCAGTATTGACTAAGTATTTCAGACTTATAGGTATAATTGTTGCTTTATGTGAAAGTCTTATAGATCAGATATAATGGAATATTATTGCGATTCCACAATAAAATAGTTCCATCTTGAATCTAACTGTTATAAACAGCATTATTAAGCTGTCAGGTAGgtgcatacatttttaattgtagttttttttttttttatatatctttataCTGTAACTATGAATACCTATTTGAACTTATGTTATAATAGTAACCTTTAAGCTTGATTTAGGTAAACGGGCATTAATGCACACACCATATTCTCAACCTACAGGAGGTACCATGTTTTTCCCTGGCTGATTGTAGCCATGGTAACGgtttattctgtgttttttgcctGGAGGGCAAACCTGGACATCAACAAGCCCTTACTGCTGGGTGTGGTGAGTTAGAGCAAGATGCTGCATGCTGTTGGTTAGCAATGTAACATGTAAATGAACCCAACCTGTATGTTTGTTTGGGAAGGTGGAGCGGTTCTGGTTGCAGGCTGATGCTGGGCTGTGTGTGCTGGCCGGCCTGGGTCTGAATTGGAGCATCTCTGGGCTTGAGGGCCGTGTGGGCTGGGTGGCGATGTGGAGTGCTGGCTGGATCCTCAATGCAGGGCTGCTGTCACACATGCTGCAGTCCAACTACAGGTGAGATACAGGTCCATCTACAGGAAGTAACTTTGTtcaataacaaaataaaagttacAACATATGCACAAGATGTACATGATGTGATGTGGTGTACCGGATTGCTTAAAAGTAATTTAAGTCAGACTCAGTTGTCTTGTCGTTAGTGACTGTTGGAATTAATAAGTAAACCGATGTGAGACCAGACTGTACAAATAATATATCTGTCTTTCTGACTATCTTTTTCTTCCATCTGTGGTGGTTTCtacctaaaacataaaaacaaaaatcatatttatataATAGTCTTTTGAGGAGCAATCATTTGTGTACATAGTAGATCAGTGGCGACCATAGTGGTTTTGGAGGTGATCTTCTAGAAACGTGCTGTTCTGTCAGCCATGAAGTCTGTGGTCCACACAGACAGCAGGGACAGTTTGGTCTGTAACCAGGGGTCCATTATAGTATTAAAAGGTGAGCTGAAATCAATGAAAATAAGATCCCTAGATATCAGAGGATGAAGTGCATACCCAGGTTAACAGCATGCTAACCCGGTTCGCCTGGAGGCTGAGGCTTGATTTCGGTTTGCCAAGCACAAGTCTTCATTCCTACTGAAGTCATGTAAGTGGTCCGTAACCATTCAAATGCAATGAATCAATATGTTTATAATAGAAATGTTTAATCTACCATATCGTCCTTTATGTAAGATAACCCACCCTTTTTAAAGACTAATTAACTCTATTCTGCAATGCATTAACTAATGAGACATTAGTGTTCTGACAAcgataaaacattaaaactttTTCTTAGCACGCTTAGacaaaattacaattttattgcaaaaaaatgcatcaaGGTTTTCATATGCCATCACCTGCAGTTTCTACCTCCATGCTAGTCATACAGAATTTAACATTGGAGTTCTACGGTTGATCAGACGTCCAAACCATGCTAGTCGTATCGATTACAGCGCCTTTGCTTGTGCATGAATAAGTTATTCCAGTCATGGCACTCATATAGATTACAGCATCCCTGCTCCGAGGTTGATTAGTTATCCTTACTATGCTAGTCACATAGATTACACTATCGCTGCTCTGCGCTCGATTAGTTCTGCCAGCCATTTAGATTATAGCCCTGTGCCTTCCTCCTGCACAGATTCTCACAGCCAGGCTTTGATCAGGCGTTAGCCATTAGATGTCCCTGTCAGGTCTCCCCGTACCTGCTGTCTGCAGATTAGAGAGGCAGGGGAGAGTTAAACAGGGCAGAACTGCTCACTGTCAAAGAGGAGCAGACACCGAACTGGTGGAGAAGCCTGTGAATATCTTGGGCCTGTGCCAGCGTTAGGAAATCGTGATGAAAATGATTTGGGTGAGGATTTTTCATTTAATACGAATGGTGTAGAAAAATGGCAGCAGATATTGCAAGGTTCAATGAGCCTATGTGAATTTTTGCTCttcatttttggttttgtttcttaCAGCAAAAAACACAAGGCAGAAAAAAGTATGTGAAACTGGTGAAATTGGGTGAAACTTTCAGTTTCTTCTTAAAATGTACAACACAATTGTTTTCCTTCTGAGTACCTATTTCAGCCTAATTAAGATTTTACAATTATCCCAAAATATGTATTGTTCTCAATATGCCGGTCAGATTTATATGTCCATTTGCAATGAAATTTGTGTGATATGCACACCTtcataattacatatttatattttattctttcaAATGCCATTAGATGAATTCACACAGATTACAGTATAGCTGCTCTGCACTGGATAATTTACATATACACTGTTAGGGTAAAGCAACTTCTATCTGTAATGGAAGCACATATTTATGGACTAAATAAAAAGCAGCGGTTAAGAAGCTGTTTGGTTTTATCACATTCAATGGCTGCTTTATTTCTATTTGTGTATGAATGCAGGCAGTGTGACCAGAGCAGGAATCATGTAGTGGAGACATTTGCCCATGAAGTTCTCTTCTCTTTCCCTGAGGACTCGCTCATTTTGACTCGAGGGGACCTCCCTGGCAACACAATGAGATACCTACACTTGTGCCAGGGAGCCCGCCCAGACTTGAGACTGGTGGACCAGGAGGTACAAATGGTTTTATAGTGATGCTTAAATGAAAGGATCTCAAACTTTGTTTTATGGTTTGAGACTGCATAACTAATTTATTCCCCTTTTCATTGTGACATGTTACTGTAATATGTGGAATTAAGTGAACTTAATTCCTGGCCCACAGATGATGACTTATAGTTGGTATGTAGCCAAGCTAAGCCGCCATATCACTGGTGTGAACTTTCCTGGCCGCTGGTGGGACCCAGTTAACGCAAAAGAGAAGAAGACTTTTAACCTGGAGCAGTTCCTCAAGCACAACTCGCAGTGAGTATCTGGGCTGTGACATGCATCAATCTCAATATATTGTTAATGGTTGAATGTGGTCTTTGCTCTATAATTGTTCACACATCAAGCACGCGCCTATGCCCAACAGTGGCGGTAGGAAGAGGAGTATGGAAATCCACAGCTGTATTGCCTCCTGCCACTAGGCGGCAGTGTTTGCTTGGCAACGGCCTTGGTATCAGAGTGGGGCAACAGTGGTTTATGCTGAAGCTCAGGGGTATGAATCCATGTAGGGAAAACACATTAACACATATGATTAAGCAGTAGCCTTTTTAGCATGTGTTGAAAGAAAATCATGTGCAGTGGAATGCACTGCTGCAAGCCCAATTTATACGGTAAATACAGATTCTAATGATCAAAAACTCAAGTAAAGGTTTTTAGGGGTTGCTATTAATGGCTATTAATCTACCATCTGATTCTGAGCTTAACCCCATTCACAAATCATCATTCAGATGTCCTGTGCTGCCATGTCAGAATGGTGGTCCAACTGAGAAAACATACCTTAGTAAACAATTAGAAATggacaaaatgtttttgtcttacTTACTATGGGGTTGTAGAGTATATGTAAATGGCACATATTACCAGGCTGTTTCTCATTGTAAAACCGAAGCCTCCCCACTGCAGTGCTGTCTGTGAATGATAAAGGCTGTGCCTTCTCCAAACAGCAGCATAATGTTTGCCCGTGCCTCCAGGAGGCCGGTGTTTGCTTGCATCGGGCTGCCTGAGGGGGACCCCAGCTGGGAGGGGAGCTTCTCCCGTTGGCCCTGGGGTGTCTGCGAGCAGCTGGTCCCTTCCCAAACCCCCTTCCACCCTGAGGAGTGGGTACGCCGCACCCGAAATCTCTACAATTGGAGTGAGCCGCACAACAGGttgctgacttttttttttttttttcgattgtTTTTGGTTCATTCAGTGTCTATTTGCTTATTAGTTTATATTCATTCGTTTTCATTTTATCTTACTTTAATGAAACATTCCTAACGAAGAACAAGTTATTCTAACTGCTTTTCTGAACTATGTTTTGTGATGTGCTGATTCCACCTAATAtaaattccatgttttttgCTTATTTCCCTACAGCtagacatttacatacataccgcgttttcacacacacaaaccaacacacactcacagtcggCATCTCTGTGCTTCAGAGCGGTTATTAGTCTGCTGGAGGAACCCTAATGACTTTCAAAACTGCGCGTGGTCAATACGTGTGCAAAAAGTGAAATTCGACATAGTCTCCAGCCCCGTCGTTTTCCATCACAGCCCCTTTCAGCAGGCTAATCGGGGCTGAATGCTGTGACATCGCTCGCCTCTTCCTCACTGCAAGCGTGTCCGTCCGTACCCTCCAGCCATATATTAGCGAAGAAGTTGCACGCTAAAGTATTCCTTTGAAGGAGTGGAGGCCGCGTGCTGATATGCAGTGTGGGAAGGAGTAGCAGCGATATGTGGGTCATTTGAGTGCTGCATGGTTTGCTGGTGGAGGTTGTCTAGTGGCTCTTTGGCTTCAGATAAACAGAAATTAACTGACAACATCGGTTTTTGGAGTCTGGCTAATTGCGTGTAATGGGACCATTATGACATTAGAAGCAGCCAGCGTTCTGTTTCTATCCAAGAGTGTTTACAACCGTTCAGTGGCGCTACTTCCATCTTTTGACATGTCTGACTTTGTAACTTGTATTTAATGGACCAGTTGGAGCTATGCAGGCAATCACTGGCTTCATTTGGAAACACTAATATTCCTTTAATTATCAGACTGATCAAATAATTCACAAACACTGATATAGACACTTCAGTCTTATCAAACTGCTCTGATCAATCTCTCATACTGAGAGGAATTCCAGTTccattaaaatctatttttcaATCCACCTGAAAAATCCTTAATCAAATGGTTACTGAGATTCTTGAGCACCGCAGTGAGAAAAGAAAACTCTTGTAagggaaaatatttaaatgtgagtTAAAATTGCACATCCATGTCATGCATAGCTTTGGGGTTACGGTGAGAGTGGGTGTGTTTATTTGCTTTCCCTGTGGTTCTTTTCCCTGGTCTTTCTCTGTAGTTTCCACCCGGTCTCCTGGGAGAAAGTTGCCAACGATGAGATGTGGCAGGCCAGGTAACAGAGACTTTGGCTTCATAGAAGTGCTGCCTGTGAATGGAACGATgctaatatattaatatacgatgttaatatatttgtgaaaatgATTCTCAGGATGAAGACTGCCTTCTTTCTCTTTGACCTGGcagagaagaacaggggacaGGTGAAATCTCGTCTGTATGAGCTGTCATACAACGTGAGTGTCTTCAAAGCAACCTCAATCAGGCTACATAATACTGAAATGAATCCAATATATATCAGTCAAGCTCATTTAAAACCAAATATTGCACTGGAATTAAACCTTGAACGTGATTTTTAACCATTGGATCTGGATTTAAATTGTGGATGTATTAGATTCTCTAGATTTTTCTTAGATTCTTTTTCCTATTGAAACTAACCAAACTGTAATCCTTCAGTCTGATTGTCAGATTAAGATTATAATTAATGTCTTGTGTTTCTGTTCCTGTATTCTTAGAAATAAGTGTATGCTTATCATGTATCTGGTCTCTCACCCAAAAGCTGTACTGTGAAATTGTGGACGGCCACTCTGACTACCCACCCAACTGGGATAAGAACCTGGCCCTTGCGTGTGAGAGGCTCCTGCGCTCTGGATCCCATGTCTACAGCACAGAGGACCTCCTGGACCGAAGCATACGGCACTTCAGGCGCTACCTGGAGAAAGACCCCACCGACCCCCAGAACCAGGCCATCCAGTCAGCTATCGCCCACCTCCGTGGGGAGAAACAGCGCCTCAACCAGAGAGAAGTGAAAAGACGCAAGACCTGAGGCACAAAGACTGATAGGAGAGACATATGATTCTGAGCAAGAGTCTCAACACCGAACTTTAGAAACACAGATAGAAAAGACCATGAAGGCATAGAGCCGCAGATATAGGAACCAAAGCTGcgataagaaaagaaaattctcTTACCCAGAGAAAGAGATGGTTCATTCACAAAGGTTCTCAAAGATAGAGGTACAAAGAGCCTAAAATAGAAATGAGATGAATTGGAATCTCTGAAGCAGTGTGCTTGACCGTGAGTTTGCTGAAGTCTGCGTGTACCACACAATTATTGTTTggtttatataaatgtaatggGAGTCTAGTCATGCCTACCGAGAACAGAATGGACATGGAAAACCTTATGTCCTAATGCCATTAACCCTCACTCACAACTGTACTGTACTTCAGTCATAAATGTAACTGGAAACATTTAATCTTTCCAATTACATTGTGTATGTGCATAtctttctcctctttttccTTGTTAAAATCCTCTGCCAGGACCAGATACTAGTGGCTGGGCAGGAGGTTCATATCAGCTATTGCAACAGCATTTTTGGTCAAAATTCTTCTATTCTTAACACCTATGTCTACCTTGATGTGCATGACGGCCTTCAGAGTTCAGTCAAGAGAACAGATTGTGGTGCCATGTTTTTGTGGAGTCAATGAACACCACATCTAGGCTGCCCTGGAGCCCTGCCATTCTTCAGTTTGCATATGGCTTGTTGCCCGCACTGTTATATCATTAACTTGTCCCTTAACTGATCATCATAACAAACCTTTTCTGCCATTTGATTCAACATTGCCAGAAGTATAATATTCATACAAAGCATAATTATTAATCTAGTTAAGTAAGTAGTGAATGTGAcagattttatcacatttttataaacTTTATTCATTCTCAGTGACATGCGGAAATGTATGGACTGTCTATAAAAGGTTTTGTCCATGACTATATTGTTTAAGAACAGAATTTGAAAATGGTTGAAATTAGTAATAATATAGTAATGCACACGTTACCCCTCAGTGACTCCTCTCACCTTCCTTAACATGGGTGACAGTCTAGTTTCCTCCATTGTGTGGCTCTTCCTGTTATTGCTCTGTTCAGTTGTCGTGATGATTTAATACTCATTAACATATTTATCAGCAGCCGCTCAGGAATTTATGTCTGACTACTAGTATTTCCATCTACTATAATTTATTGTTACTTTGTACCCCCTGCCAGTCTTTCACATTTCTGCCTCCCCCCCTTAGGCCTCCTGCTGttatgggtctttttttttttgcacattatgaGCAGGGGGTTCTGGGATTGAGATTGCAGGGGAAACCCAATTTTTGGCCAGCCATGGGGATTA includes the following:
- the tmem260 gene encoding transmembrane protein 260 isoform X1, which produces MPPPPDRNTWLLSGATAAGVAALYVPTVQRAVPGGDSGELITAACELGVAHPPGYPLFTLLSSLALSLLPSLSPAHAVNLICALLAALASGMLCYTVCRVSGPGPGGVLAGGVFSLSSLVWRWSVVAEVFSLNNLFIGLIFCLSACFHTSETSPERKKFALWGALCCGLGLCNQHTLVLYIGIIIPWAMNRLFSHKELTLHTVVSLGLCFLAGFLPYLYLPLSSYLNVARWSWGDQTSVSGLLTHLLRAEYGTFSLAKSEGSLIFAQMLRAQWDHCVSDLSPAVLLLAALSLLICSSDRRYHVFPWLIVAMVTVYSVFFAWRANLDINKPLLLGVVERFWLQADAGLCVLAGLGLNWSISGLEGRVGWVAMWSAGWILNAGLLSHMLQSNYRQCDQSRNHVVETFAHEVLFSFPEDSLILTRGDLPGNTMRYLHLCQGARPDLRLVDQEMMTYSWYVAKLSRHITGVNFPGRWWDPVNAKEKKTFNLEQFLKHNSQRPVFACIGLPEGDPSWEGSFSRWPWGVCEQLVPSQTPFHPEEWVRRTRNLYNWSEPHNSFHPVSWEKVANDEMWQARMKTAFFLFDLAEKNRGQVKSRLYELSYNLYCEIVDGHSDYPPNWDKNLALACERLLRSGSHVYSTEDLLDRSIRHFRRYLEKDPTDPQNQAIQSAIAHLRGEKQRLNQREVKRRKT
- the tmem260 gene encoding transmembrane protein 260 isoform X2; translation: MLCYTVCRVSGPGPGGVLAGGVFSLSSLVWRWSVVAEVFSLNNLFIGLIFCLSACFHTSETSPERKKFALWGALCCGLGLCNQHTLVLYIGIIIPWAMNRLFSHKELTLHTVVSLGLCFLAGFLPYLYLPLSSYLNVARWSWGDQTSVSGLLTHLLRAEYGTFSLAKSEGSLIFAQMLRAQWDHCVSDLSPAVLLLAALSLLICSSDRRYHVFPWLIVAMVTVYSVFFAWRANLDINKPLLLGVVERFWLQADAGLCVLAGLGLNWSISGLEGRVGWVAMWSAGWILNAGLLSHMLQSNYRQCDQSRNHVVETFAHEVLFSFPEDSLILTRGDLPGNTMRYLHLCQGARPDLRLVDQEMMTYSWYVAKLSRHITGVNFPGRWWDPVNAKEKKTFNLEQFLKHNSQRPVFACIGLPEGDPSWEGSFSRWPWGVCEQLVPSQTPFHPEEWVRRTRNLYNWSEPHNSFHPVSWEKVANDEMWQARMKTAFFLFDLAEKNRGQVKSRLYELSYNLYCEIVDGHSDYPPNWDKNLALACERLLRSGSHVYSTEDLLDRSIRHFRRYLEKDPTDPQNQAIQSAIAHLRGEKQRLNQREVKRRKT